The Ktedonobacterales bacterium DNA window TAGAGTACGGGGTCGAAGATGGCCCAGAAATCCGTGCCCTCGTCCTGGTCAACAAAACAAAAGCCAAGGACAGTGGAGACAAAATCCACCAGCGCGGCGCCAACGCCGATCTCCTGCCAATCCACAAAAGCCACCAGCCGCTCACCCTCAAAGAGACAATTCACCGCACACAGATCACCATGTGTGATGCTCTGCGGAAGCTGGGCAGGCTGAAAGGCGCTCAAAGAGTGGAAAACCTGCAACGTCTCGCGTAACGGCTCCGAGCCGTACATCTCAACCGCTTTTTGCATTGCTTCTGGCAGATACCGGGCATCCAGCCAATGGCGCTTCTCAGGCAGGTCATCGCAGGGAACGAGATGGAGCTTCGCCAGGTGAATGCCAATCTCCCGGGAAACAGCCGGAGAGAGTTCGGGGATCGCGCCCGGCAGCTTAGGCAACACGACGGCATCGCAATCGGCGCTGTGGTAGGCTACCTCCCCACCAGGCGCTGGGAGATAGTATGCTGTTGCGCTAAACCGCTGCTCCTTCAGCCGCTGGAGAAACGGGAGGCCGCTCAGCACGTCCTCCAGCGTCGTGTTGACAATAATCTTGAAGAGATACTCGCCCTTCGTTGTGGTCACGAGATAATTCTGGTTGGTAGAATGAAGCACGCGCTGCTGGTCAAGAATCTCACCCAGGCCAAAGTGGTCTGCAATAGCTGCCAGTTTCTTGTCCTCCGTGTGTTCAGAGGCGATCATAGAAACACTTCCTTTGGTAAGAGAGGTCAGGATGTGCGCCGAGCGTTTGCGTGTACCGCCGCCGTCCCTGGCGGCTCAACGCTGGCCCGCCACTCCGCTGACCTGGAGGGCGCACGCCACTGGTAGCGCCGCCATCTTGGCGGCTCAACGTTGGCCCGCCACTCCGCTGACCTGGAGGGCCACCGCTCGCCCTGGCGCAGCGGTGGCCGCCAGGGACGGCGGCGCTACAGGTGGCTGACGCCCGCTTCCCCCAAAAAGTCCTATTGCTGCGCACAAAAGCACGCCCACCGCTTGACATTGCAGAACAAGCAGGGTATACTTCTCCCATCTTCACTTGCAGGAGGTTCCCCCGCACTACAGATCAGCAACCCGTGATCATCAACTGAAGTATGGCTACTGCGGCCAGTGACAACAACGCTGGCCGCAGCAATAACCCCAGTCCTGGAGGGTATTCAGGAATGAGGCTAGAGGGTATTGTACCATCGCCACCCTCCAGCGGCTCCTCCTGGACCCTGCTCGCCAGCCACGCTGGCGCCAGTCCACTGGGGGAGCCGCTTTGCTGCGCCGCTCACAGGCGGCGCAGCAGAAGGAGGGTAGCTTCGATGACCTTACCGTTTCGTCGTCACCTGCGTCCCTGCCCCTGGAACCCTGCTGCTTTCGCTGGTCCCAGCCCTTCCCTCACCCTGCGCGAGTGGCAGGTCGGTGTCCTGCTCTCGCGGCTCTCCCCCGTCGTGCGCGCGGCGCTCTGTGCCTGGCTGCTCGCTCCCACCGACCTGAACCGCTGGCCGCCGCCGGAGCATTTTCACCATCAGCGGCTCCCCATCTGCGCTGAAGAACTGCGCGGTCAGCCGCGCTCCACCGCCTGCCACCTGCTCTACCAGGAACTGAAAGTGATTCGCCAGACGCTGGATATGCCGCCGCAGGTCTTGAGCGTCATGACGCACAACGGGCTGCTGGCGGTGCATGCCATCCGGCTCCAGCAGTTGGAGCGGTGGCTCTGGCCGCCCGACGCCGCCCGGCAGATCCACCGCCTGATCGCCTGACGCCTGCCCTCCAGCGCCGCCTTCCAGGCAGCCACTGGTACCGCCGCCGTCTCGGCGGCTCAACGTTGGCCTGCCGATACGTTAGCCTGGAGGGCGCACGCCACTTGTAGCGCCGCCATCTCGGCGGCTCAACGTTGGCCTGCCGGTACGGTGGCCTGGAGGGCAGACGTTGGCGCTGGCGCAGCGGTGGCCGCCAAGATGGCGGCGCTACAAGTGGCGTGCGCCCTCCAGGCCAGCGTTGAGCCGCCAGGATGGCGGCGCTACAAGTGGTACCCCTGATAGGTGGTGGAACCACGGAGGAAAAGTTCATTGACACGCATGTTCGACTCAGCTATACTCAGGGTACTTGCCCAGGAAGCCTCGGCACGATATTTCCTCAAAGGAGGACTTGAGACCGTATGAATCCCGTTGATCAGCGTTGCCCACGCTGCCAATATCCCGTCGCTCCAGGCGCGTCGTCATGCCCAAACTGCGGTCTGGCCTTCTCGGCGACGCCGCCGTCGCCTTACGGCACAGACCCACTCATGCCCCCCCCACCTCCTTATTCGCCGCCATCCTCAAACCCATATGGGCCGCCCCCAGGCACAAGCTCTGCCTATGGCGGCAGCAGTTATGGGGGGTCTCCGGGCTACGATTACACCCCGCAGCCGCCGAGCTACTCTGGCAGC harbors:
- a CDS encoding phosphotransferase; the encoded protein is MIASEHTEDKKLAAIADHFGLGEILDQQRVLHSTNQNYLVTTTKGEYLFKIIVNTTLEDVLSGLPFLQRLKEQRFSATAYYLPAPGGEVAYHSADCDAVVLPKLPGAIPELSPAVSREIGIHLAKLHLVPCDDLPEKRHWLDARYLPEAMQKAVEMYGSEPLRETLQVFHSLSAFQPAQLPQSITHGDLCAVNCLFEGERLVAFVDWQEIGVGAALVDFVSTVLGFCFVDQDEGTDFWAIFDPVLYRALFEGYTSIRPFSPEELAQLDAAMKYVGLTQPVWSMLNWQQYHSGQKMIETNTMYWKYGLDTLTLPPVLGSS